A genomic window from Serratia liquefaciens includes:
- a CDS encoding ABC-F family ATP-binding cassette domain-containing protein: MAHFAQSPYFVLHHLICQFADGETLFGPLDLTFDRQRCGLVGRNGVGKTRLLRLIAGQDLPGGGHVEAHGSLAYVAQQPELSPQTTLAQLLGYGEIFAALARLEQGQPQADDLDLLEGQWDLRDRLQAAFVAAGLPAFDAQRPVSDLSGGERMRAALCGAILSNADFLLLDEPTNHLDGRGRDWLYQQVEQWRGGLLVASHDRQLLARMQRIVELTPGELHSYGGNYDDYRRQRDLEQQAARAGLEHARQERRRTRARQQKEHDISQRRSAQTLKTVDTLNIASFERVAYKAAAKESLGTLRKQHQDQKDALDAAVRDAYQRVEDDCPVMLTLPGSAVVAGKQVLVLEQLELPFIAMPPLDFRIDGPMRVALTGPNGCGKSTLLKVILGQLAAKAGSCHCPLPTAYLDQTLSQLDLSLSVVEHLGLQDSPLNEGTVRSQLAQLQLNAERVLLPMAALSGGERLKAALACMLWRREPAQLLLLDEPTNHLDLASSLAIEASLASFPGAMLVVSHDENFLQALKLTHRLQWRTGKWQLQTL; the protein is encoded by the coding sequence ATGGCTCATTTTGCGCAGTCCCCTTATTTTGTTTTACATCACCTGATCTGCCAGTTCGCTGACGGCGAAACGCTGTTCGGCCCCTTGGATCTGACTTTTGATCGGCAACGCTGCGGCCTGGTTGGGCGCAATGGCGTCGGCAAAACGCGCTTGCTGCGTTTGATCGCCGGGCAGGATCTTCCCGGTGGCGGGCATGTTGAAGCCCATGGATCTCTGGCTTACGTCGCGCAACAGCCGGAGCTCTCTCCACAGACTACGCTGGCCCAGCTACTGGGCTACGGCGAGATATTTGCCGCATTGGCCCGCCTTGAGCAGGGGCAACCGCAGGCGGACGATCTCGATCTTTTGGAAGGTCAGTGGGATCTGCGCGATCGTCTGCAGGCTGCCTTTGTCGCCGCCGGGTTACCGGCGTTCGATGCGCAACGCCCGGTGAGCGATTTGAGCGGCGGTGAACGAATGCGTGCCGCGCTGTGTGGGGCGATACTGAGCAACGCGGATTTTTTGTTGCTCGACGAACCGACCAACCACCTCGACGGCCGGGGCCGCGACTGGTTGTATCAACAGGTGGAACAGTGGCGCGGCGGCTTGCTGGTGGCCAGCCACGATCGGCAGCTGTTGGCGCGTATGCAGCGCATTGTCGAACTGACGCCGGGCGAACTGCACAGCTACGGCGGCAACTACGATGACTATCGCCGCCAGCGTGATTTGGAGCAGCAGGCCGCACGAGCCGGGCTGGAACACGCGCGCCAGGAACGTCGGCGTACCCGGGCCCGGCAGCAGAAAGAACATGACATCAGCCAACGGCGCTCTGCGCAAACGCTGAAAACCGTCGATACGCTCAATATCGCTTCCTTTGAGCGCGTGGCCTACAAAGCGGCGGCCAAAGAAAGTCTCGGTACGTTGCGCAAACAGCATCAGGACCAGAAGGATGCTCTCGATGCCGCCGTCCGCGATGCCTATCAGCGAGTGGAAGACGATTGTCCGGTGATGCTCACGCTGCCGGGAAGCGCCGTGGTGGCGGGCAAGCAGGTGCTGGTGCTCGAACAGTTGGAACTGCCTTTTATCGCCATGCCGCCGCTGGATTTTCGCATTGATGGCCCGATGCGCGTGGCGCTGACCGGCCCGAACGGCTGCGGGAAATCCACGTTGCTGAAGGTGATCCTGGGGCAGTTGGCGGCCAAAGCGGGGAGTTGTCACTGCCCACTGCCGACGGCTTACCTCGATCAAACCCTTTCACAGCTCGATCTTTCGCTGTCTGTGGTTGAGCATCTGGGGCTGCAGGATTCACCGCTCAATGAGGGTACGGTCCGCAGTCAACTGGCGCAGTTGCAGCTCAACGCCGAACGCGTACTGTTGCCAATGGCAGCGCTGAGCGGCGGCGAACGACTGAAGGCGGCGCTGGCCTGTATGCTGTGGCGTCGGGAGCCGGCGCAGTTGCTGTTGCTGGATGAGCCGACTAACCATTTGGATCTGGCGTCGTCACTGGCGATCGAGGCTTCGCTGGCCAGTTTCCCCGGCGCGATGTTGGTGGTTTCTCACGATGAAAACTTTTTGCAGGCGCTGAAATTGACCCATCGTTTGCAGTGGCGGACGGGAAAATGGCAGCTCCAGACCTTATGA
- a CDS encoding FAD-dependent oxidoreductase, producing MSNYPHLLAPLDLGFTTLKNRVLMGSMHTGLEELPNGPERMAAFYAERAAAGVALIVTGGIAPNEKGVVYRGGSTLSHPEQVDHHRIVTDAVHQAGGKIALQILHAGRYSYQPQPVAPSALQAPINPFAPTALSEADILQTIADFARCAALAQQACYDGVEVMGSEGYLINQFLVARTNQRDDQWGGSFSNRMRFAVEIVRAVRQAVGREFILIYRLSMLDLVEDGSSWQEIEQLALAVEQAGATIINTGIGWHEARIPTIATMVPRAGFSWVTRKLMGKVQIPLITTNRINDPAVAEQVLADGCADMVSMARPFLADAAFVQKAAEGRADEINTCIGCNQACLDQIFEGKLTSCLVNPRACRETEMPLVAAEKPKRLAVIGAGPAGLAFATTAASRGHRVTLFDAADQIGGQFNIAKQIPGKEEFHETLRYFRRQLTLQEVEVKLGAWVTAADLAAFDEVILACGIVPRTPAIPGIDNAKVLTYLDVLRDKKPVGQRVAIIGAGGIGFDTAEYLSQHGVSSSLDPAEFNREWGIDDQLGQRGGLAAQGPVVSRPARQIYLLQRKTSKVGEGLGKTTGWIHRTSLAMRGVKMLNSVNYQRIDDEGLHISRAEQESCLPVDTVIICAGQEPRRELQQPLLEMGKTVHLIGGADVAAELDARRAIDQGTRLAMAL from the coding sequence ATGAGCAATTACCCACACCTGCTGGCACCGCTGGATCTCGGCTTCACCACCCTGAAAAACCGGGTACTGATGGGATCGATGCACACCGGCCTGGAAGAACTGCCGAATGGCCCCGAGCGCATGGCCGCTTTCTATGCCGAGCGTGCCGCAGCCGGCGTAGCGCTAATCGTCACCGGCGGCATCGCCCCCAATGAAAAAGGTGTGGTGTATCGCGGCGGCTCAACCCTTAGCCACCCGGAGCAGGTCGACCATCACCGCATCGTCACCGACGCCGTCCACCAGGCCGGCGGTAAAATTGCGCTGCAGATCCTGCATGCCGGTCGCTACAGCTACCAGCCGCAACCGGTAGCCCCCTCCGCGCTGCAGGCGCCGATCAATCCCTTTGCCCCTACCGCACTGAGCGAAGCGGATATCTTGCAGACCATCGCGGACTTCGCGCGTTGTGCGGCTTTGGCCCAGCAGGCCTGCTACGACGGCGTCGAGGTGATGGGCTCCGAAGGCTATTTGATCAACCAATTTCTGGTCGCGCGCACCAACCAGCGCGATGACCAATGGGGCGGCAGCTTCAGCAACCGCATGCGTTTTGCCGTGGAGATCGTCCGAGCGGTACGCCAGGCGGTCGGCCGCGAATTTATCCTGATTTACCGCCTTTCGATGCTCGATCTGGTTGAAGACGGCTCCAGTTGGCAGGAAATCGAGCAGTTGGCACTGGCCGTTGAGCAGGCCGGAGCCACCATTATCAACACCGGCATTGGCTGGCATGAAGCGCGTATCCCAACCATTGCCACCATGGTGCCACGCGCCGGATTCAGCTGGGTGACCCGAAAGCTGATGGGTAAAGTGCAAATCCCGCTGATCACCACCAACCGCATCAACGACCCGGCGGTAGCCGAACAGGTCCTGGCCGACGGCTGCGCCGACATGGTATCAATGGCGCGCCCGTTCCTGGCCGACGCCGCTTTTGTGCAGAAAGCCGCCGAAGGGCGTGCCGACGAAATCAATACCTGCATTGGGTGCAACCAGGCTTGCCTCGACCAAATTTTTGAAGGCAAGCTGACCTCCTGCCTGGTGAACCCCCGTGCCTGCCGCGAAACCGAGATGCCGCTGGTCGCCGCGGAGAAGCCGAAAAGGCTGGCGGTGATTGGTGCCGGGCCGGCCGGGTTGGCGTTTGCGACCACCGCTGCCAGCCGCGGCCACCGGGTGACGCTATTCGATGCCGCCGATCAGATTGGCGGCCAGTTCAATATAGCCAAGCAGATCCCCGGTAAAGAGGAGTTTCATGAAACGCTGCGTTATTTCCGTCGTCAATTGACGCTGCAAGAGGTCGAAGTGAAGCTCGGCGCCTGGGTGACGGCGGCCGATCTGGCGGCGTTCGACGAAGTGATCCTTGCCTGCGGTATCGTGCCGCGTACCCCGGCGATCCCCGGCATCGACAACGCCAAGGTACTCACCTATCTGGATGTGTTGCGCGACAAAAAACCGGTCGGCCAGCGCGTGGCGATTATCGGTGCCGGCGGCATCGGCTTCGATACCGCCGAATACCTCAGCCAACACGGGGTGTCGAGCAGTCTGGATCCGGCGGAATTTAACCGTGAATGGGGTATCGATGACCAGCTTGGCCAACGCGGTGGGCTGGCGGCGCAGGGGCCGGTGGTCAGTCGCCCTGCTCGGCAGATCTACCTGCTGCAACGCAAAACCAGCAAAGTGGGCGAAGGCCTGGGGAAAACCACCGGTTGGATCCACCGCACCAGCCTGGCGATGCGCGGTGTAAAAATGCTCAACAGCGTGAACTATCAACGCATTGATGATGAAGGCCTGCATATTTCACGCGCCGAACAGGAAAGCTGTCTGCCGGTGGATACGGTGATTATCTGCGCCGGACAGGAACCCAGACGCGAGCTGCAGCAACCGCTGCTGGAGATGGGAAAAACCGTGCATTTGATTGGCGGGGCGGACGTCGCCGCCGAGCTGGATGCCCGCCGCGCTATCGATCAGGGCACGCGGCTGGCAATGGCGCTGTAA
- the rlmG gene encoding 23S rRNA (guanine(1835)-N(2))-methyltransferase RlmG → MSQLDLGTQHLELERYPQQEESTQLQAWEAADEYLLQQLENITIGDRPVLIFNDNFGTLACALHAHQPYSISDSYMSQLATRHNLKLNELDPEQVTLLDSLAELPASPAVVLIRIPKALALLEQQLRSLRNVVAPDTVIIAGAKARDVHTSTMQLFEKVLGPTRTSLAWKKARLIHCEVTDIVPPAAPETTNWTLDGTDWLIHNHANVFSRSNLDIGARLFLEHLPKDLEGHIVDLGCGNGVIGLTALAQNPQAQMTFVDESYMAVASSELNVEHNLPQDLDRCQFEVNNSLAGIERESVQAVLCNPPFHQQHAITDHTAWQMFCDAKRCLQVGGELRIVGNRHLDYHHKLKRLFGNCTVVASNKKFVILRAVKSGARY, encoded by the coding sequence ATGAGCCAACTCGATCTGGGAACACAGCACCTTGAGCTGGAACGTTATCCCCAACAGGAAGAATCCACCCAATTGCAGGCTTGGGAAGCGGCGGACGAATATCTGCTGCAACAGCTTGAAAATATAACCATTGGCGATCGCCCAGTGCTGATTTTCAACGACAACTTTGGCACGCTGGCCTGCGCACTGCACGCTCATCAGCCTTACAGCATCAGCGACTCCTACATGAGTCAGTTGGCAACGCGCCATAACCTGAAGCTCAATGAACTGGATCCGGAGCAGGTGACGCTGCTGGACAGCCTGGCCGAACTGCCTGCATCACCGGCAGTGGTGCTGATCCGCATTCCTAAAGCGCTGGCACTGCTGGAACAGCAACTGCGCTCGTTGCGCAACGTGGTGGCGCCGGACACGGTTATCATCGCCGGAGCCAAGGCGCGTGACGTTCACACCTCGACCATGCAGCTGTTTGAAAAGGTGCTCGGCCCAACGCGCACCAGCCTGGCATGGAAGAAAGCGCGTCTGATCCACTGCGAAGTGACGGACATTGTGCCGCCGGCGGCCCCGGAAACCACCAACTGGACGCTGGACGGCACGGATTGGCTTATCCACAACCATGCCAACGTGTTCTCGCGCAGCAATCTGGACATCGGCGCGCGCCTGTTCCTGGAGCATCTGCCGAAGGATCTGGAAGGGCATATTGTCGATCTCGGCTGTGGTAACGGCGTGATTGGCCTGACGGCGCTGGCGCAGAACCCGCAGGCTCAGATGACGTTTGTCGATGAGTCTTATATGGCGGTGGCATCCAGCGAGTTGAACGTGGAGCACAACCTGCCGCAGGATCTGGATCGTTGTCAGTTTGAGGTGAACAACTCACTGGCGGGGATTGAGCGTGAAAGCGTGCAGGCGGTACTGTGCAACCCACCGTTCCACCAACAGCATGCGATCACCGATCACACCGCCTGGCAGATGTTCTGCGACGCCAAGCGTTGCCTGCAGGTCGGTGGCGAGTTGCGCATCGTCGGCAACCGTCATCTGGATTACCACCATAAGCTGAAGCGCCTGTTTGGCAACTGCACCGTGGTGGCATCCAACAAGAAGTTTGTGATCCTCAGAGCGGTGAAATCCGGCGCACGTTACTGA
- a CDS encoding type II toxin-antitoxin system RelE/ParE family toxin: MKMISSFRDGYLAQFYREGRRDRLIPSIIERQLPRKLDMLAAAQKECDLHNPTGNYYKRLSGPFQGWSSMRVNLQWRLMFQWRHDAAEQIYLDPHQDT; encoded by the coding sequence ATGAAAATGATTTCATCGTTCCGAGACGGATACCTGGCGCAATTCTATAGGGAGGGTCGGCGCGATCGTTTGATCCCCTCAATCATTGAGCGCCAGCTGCCCAGAAAACTCGATATGCTGGCTGCTGCGCAAAAAGAATGTGATTTACATAACCCGACCGGTAATTATTACAAACGCCTGTCCGGCCCTTTTCAAGGCTGGTCCAGCATGCGGGTGAATCTTCAATGGCGACTAATGTTTCAATGGCGCCACGATGCTGCTGAGCAGATTTATCTGGATCCGCACCAAGATACCTAG
- a CDS encoding HigA family addiction module antitoxin: MLETTSRKPTTVGEVLQEEYLTPLGIGQEDLAKVLGVTRATVNRLCNGHRRLSVAEANLFADLFETTADFWLNLQAAHDRWEARQANVQRKRLRPIMEILGRNITHA, encoded by the coding sequence ATGTTAGAGACTACAAGCCGGAAACCCACCACGGTGGGGGAAGTGCTGCAAGAAGAGTATTTAACACCGCTGGGTATTGGCCAGGAGGATCTTGCGAAGGTCTTGGGTGTCACCCGCGCCACGGTAAATCGCTTGTGCAATGGGCATCGTCGTCTTAGCGTTGCGGAAGCGAACTTGTTTGCCGATCTGTTCGAAACCACCGCCGATTTCTGGCTAAACCTGCAGGCGGCCCACGACCGCTGGGAAGCCCGACAGGCCAATGTGCAGCGCAAGCGTCTGCGTCCGATTATGGAAATATTGGGGCGTAATATTACCCATGCGTGA
- a CDS encoding M48 family metallopeptidase — translation MREIELTYLQGYPEHLQSQVQQLIDQRRLGDVLLQRYPQVHDCTTDKSLYQFTVDLKNQYLRNAQPLSKVAYDGKIQVMKHALGMHTAISRVQGGKLKAKAEIRVATVFKLAPEPFLRMIVVHELAHLKEKDHNKAFYSLCCHMEPNYHQLEFDTRLYLTHLSVFGDLYA, via the coding sequence ATGCGTGAAATCGAACTGACCTACCTGCAGGGCTACCCTGAACATCTGCAAAGCCAGGTGCAGCAGCTGATCGACCAACGACGCCTGGGGGATGTGTTGTTGCAGCGCTATCCGCAGGTGCATGACTGCACCACCGACAAGTCGCTTTATCAGTTTACCGTCGATCTGAAAAACCAGTATTTGCGTAATGCACAACCGCTGAGCAAAGTGGCCTACGACGGTAAAATTCAGGTGATGAAACACGCACTGGGCATGCACACCGCCATTTCCCGCGTGCAGGGCGGCAAACTGAAGGCCAAGGCGGAAATCCGCGTGGCGACGGTCTTCAAGCTGGCGCCGGAGCCGTTTCTACGCATGATCGTGGTGCATGAGTTGGCACATCTGAAAGAGAAAGACCACAACAAGGCCTTCTACAGCCTGTGCTGCCATATGGAACCCAATTACCATCAGCTGGAGTTCGACACCCGGCTGTATCTGACCCACCTTTCGGTGTTTGGCGATCTGTACGCATAG
- a CDS encoding Gfo/Idh/MocA family protein has translation MIRFAVVGTNWITERFIDAAHESGKLKLTAVYSRKLEKAQEFGANYHTSLFSDSLEALAQSDAIDAVYIASPNALHCQQSLLFLSHKKHVICEKPLVSNLREAEKLVACARENQVVLFEAFKSAHLPNFLALQQALPQIGRLRKAFLNYCQYSSRYPRYLAGENPNTFNPQFSNGSIMDIGYYCLASAVALFGEPKSVIASAALLDTGVDAHGTACLNYGDFDVTLSHSKVSNSDIPSEIQGEEGTLVIEKISECQGVVLTPRGGHRQDLAQPQHINTMLYEAQVFADLVEKRQVEHPGLENSLIIARLLTEIRRQTGVVFPADGE, from the coding sequence ATGATTCGCTTTGCCGTTGTGGGCACCAACTGGATTACGGAACGCTTTATTGACGCCGCGCACGAAAGCGGCAAGCTGAAACTGACCGCCGTCTATTCGCGCAAGCTGGAAAAAGCGCAGGAATTTGGCGCCAACTACCACACCAGCCTGTTTTCCGATTCCCTCGAGGCGCTGGCCCAATCCGATGCCATCGATGCAGTTTACATCGCCAGCCCCAACGCCCTTCACTGCCAACAATCTTTACTGTTCCTCAGCCATAAAAAGCATGTGATTTGCGAAAAGCCGCTGGTGTCCAACCTGCGTGAAGCCGAAAAGCTGGTGGCCTGCGCGCGTGAAAATCAGGTGGTGCTGTTCGAAGCCTTCAAAAGCGCTCATCTGCCGAATTTCCTGGCCCTGCAACAGGCGCTGCCGCAAATCGGCCGGTTGCGCAAAGCCTTCCTCAACTATTGCCAATACTCGTCACGCTACCCGCGTTATCTGGCCGGCGAAAATCCGAATACCTTCAACCCGCAGTTTTCCAACGGGTCAATCATGGACATCGGCTATTACTGCCTGGCCAGCGCCGTTGCCCTGTTCGGCGAACCGAAATCGGTCATTGCCAGCGCGGCGTTGCTGGATACCGGTGTGGATGCCCACGGTACCGCTTGCCTCAACTACGGCGATTTTGACGTCACCCTCTCCCACTCCAAGGTCAGCAACTCGGACATTCCCAGTGAGATCCAGGGCGAAGAAGGGACGCTGGTGATTGAGAAAATTTCTGAGTGCCAGGGCGTGGTGCTGACCCCGCGCGGCGGCCATCGTCAGGATCTGGCCCAGCCTCAGCACATCAATACCATGCTGTATGAGGCACAGGTGTTCGCCGACCTGGTGGAAAAACGGCAGGTAGAACACCCGGGGCTGGAGAATTCGCTGATTATCGCCCGCCTGCTGACCGAAATTCGCCGCCAGACCGGCGTAGTCTTCCCTGCCGACGGAGAGTGA
- a CDS encoding glutamine amidotransferase, which produces MKPLLLMQTGDAPEVIRREKANFDGMFLQQGNIDADRVQIVHLPAGEQPLPPHNYAGVVITGSPAMVTEQLPWSELAAEWLRQAMQIQLPIFGACYGHQLLAYALGGEVGYHPQGMEVGTLDVELLPAAANDRRMTMLPPRFKANLIHSQSVLTPPVGAVALARSQQDAYQILSYGDRVLTTQFHPEFNGAVMHQYLSWLGELYPEQQAAYQLKQQQVSDTPFSRLLLQGFVVSLGAQKALAG; this is translated from the coding sequence ATGAAACCCTTATTACTGATGCAAACCGGCGATGCCCCAGAGGTTATCCGTCGGGAAAAAGCCAACTTCGACGGCATGTTCTTGCAACAGGGGAACATTGATGCCGATCGCGTGCAGATCGTGCACCTTCCCGCAGGCGAGCAACCGCTGCCGCCGCACAATTACGCCGGCGTGGTGATCACCGGTTCACCGGCGATGGTGACCGAACAGCTGCCGTGGAGCGAGCTAGCCGCCGAGTGGCTGCGCCAGGCGATGCAGATCCAACTGCCGATCTTCGGCGCCTGCTATGGGCACCAGCTGCTGGCCTATGCGCTTGGCGGTGAAGTCGGTTATCACCCGCAGGGCATGGAAGTCGGCACATTGGACGTCGAGTTGCTGCCCGCCGCCGCCAACGACCGACGAATGACGATGTTACCGCCGCGCTTCAAGGCCAATCTGATCCACTCGCAGAGCGTGTTGACGCCCCCCGTCGGCGCAGTCGCGCTGGCCCGATCGCAACAGGATGCCTATCAGATCCTCAGTTATGGCGATCGCGTGCTGACGACGCAGTTCCATCCGGAATTTAACGGCGCGGTGATGCACCAGTATCTGAGCTGGCTCGGTGAGCTGTATCCAGAGCAGCAGGCAGCGTATCAGCTTAAGCAACAGCAGGTTAGCGACACGCCGTTCAGTCGGCTGCTGCTGCAGGGATTTGTCGTCAGCCTCGGTGCGCAAAAAGCCCTGGCCGGGTAA
- a CDS encoding TerC family protein, with protein sequence MMNTVGTPWLWGSFAAIIVVMLAIDLLLQGRKGAHTMTLKQAASWSLVWVSLSLLFNLGFWYYLNQTAGRAVADTQALAFLTGYLIEKALAVDNVFVWLMLFSYFAVPANLQRRVLIFGVLGAIVLRTIMIFAGSWLVTQFQWLLYLFGAFLLFTGIKMALAKEDDSAIGDKPLVKWLRSHLRMTDNLEGERFFVRRNGLLFATPLVLVLILVELSDVIFAVDSIPAIFAVTTDPFIVLTSNLFAIMGLRAMYFLLANVAERFSMLKYGLSIILMFIGVKMLIIDFFHIPIGVSLGVVAGILTLTLVINAWVNRRNDRLANNKAP encoded by the coding sequence ATGATGAATACCGTTGGCACACCTTGGTTATGGGGCAGCTTTGCCGCCATCATAGTTGTGATGCTCGCAATCGACTTACTGCTGCAAGGCCGCAAAGGCGCACACACCATGACGCTGAAGCAGGCCGCCAGTTGGTCGCTGGTGTGGGTCAGCCTCTCTTTGCTGTTCAACCTGGGCTTCTGGTACTACCTGAACCAAACCGCCGGGCGTGCCGTCGCCGATACCCAGGCGCTGGCCTTTCTCACCGGTTATCTGATCGAAAAAGCGCTGGCGGTCGATAACGTCTTCGTCTGGCTGATGCTGTTCAGCTACTTTGCCGTTCCGGCCAACCTGCAGCGCCGGGTGCTGATTTTTGGCGTGCTGGGCGCGATTGTGCTGCGTACCATCATGATCTTCGCCGGCAGCTGGCTGGTAACTCAATTCCAGTGGCTGCTGTACCTGTTCGGCGCGTTCCTGCTGTTTACCGGTATCAAGATGGCGCTGGCGAAGGAAGATGACTCGGCGATTGGCGACAAGCCGCTGGTGAAATGGCTGCGTAGCCACCTGCGCATGACCGATAATCTGGAAGGCGAGCGCTTCTTCGTGCGCCGCAACGGCCTGCTGTTCGCTACGCCGCTGGTGCTGGTGCTGATCCTGGTCGAACTGAGCGACGTGATCTTTGCGGTCGACAGCATCCCGGCAATTTTTGCCGTGACCACAGATCCGTTCATCGTCCTGACCTCCAACCTGTTCGCCATCATGGGCCTGCGCGCCATGTACTTCTTACTGGCTAACGTGGCAGAACGCTTCTCGATGCTGAAATACGGCCTGTCGATTATCCTGATGTTTATCGGCGTCAAGATGTTGATTATCGACTTCTTCCATATCCCGATCGGCGTTTCGCTTGGCGTGGTGGCCGGTATCCTGACGTTAACGCTGGTGATCAACGCCTGGGTTAACCGCCGTAACGACCGTTTGGCCAATAATAAAGCACCATAA
- the sstT gene encoding serine/threonine transporter SstT, which produces MQKLLQRIVQGSLVKQIMIGLVAGIIVALISPATASAVGLLGALFVGALKAVAPVLVLVLVMASIANHKHGQKTNIRPILFLYLLGTFAAALVAVVVSFMFPSNLALVTGNADINPPGGIIEVLKGLLMSVVANPFHALINANYIGILAWAVGLGLALRHASETTKSLINDMSHAVTLVVRAVIRCAPLGIFGLVASTLADTGFGVLWGYAQLLVVLIGCMLLVALVLNPLIVYWKIRRNPYPLVFACLRESGVTAFFTRSSAANIPVNMELCKKLNLNEDTYSVSIPLGATINMAGAAITITVLTLAAVHTLGIPVDVPTALLLSVVAAICACGASGVAGGSLLLIPLACNMFGIPNDVAMQVVAVGFIIGVLQDSAETALNSSTDVLFTAAACQAEDQRLADEDPLKVR; this is translated from the coding sequence ATGCAAAAATTACTACAAAGGATCGTACAGGGCAGTCTGGTTAAACAAATCATGATCGGCCTGGTGGCCGGTATTATCGTGGCGCTGATCTCACCGGCGACGGCTTCTGCGGTGGGCCTGCTTGGTGCCCTGTTCGTCGGGGCACTAAAAGCGGTAGCGCCGGTATTGGTGCTGGTGCTGGTCATGGCCTCGATCGCCAACCACAAGCACGGGCAAAAAACCAATATCCGTCCGATCCTGTTCCTCTATCTGCTGGGGACCTTCGCCGCGGCGCTGGTGGCGGTTGTGGTCAGCTTTATGTTCCCGTCCAACCTGGCGCTGGTGACCGGCAATGCGGATATCAATCCGCCGGGCGGCATTATTGAGGTGCTGAAAGGCCTGCTGATGAGCGTGGTCGCCAACCCGTTCCATGCGCTGATTAACGCCAACTATATCGGCATTCTGGCCTGGGCCGTAGGTCTGGGGTTGGCGCTGCGCCACGCCTCTGAAACCACCAAATCGCTGATTAACGATATGTCGCATGCGGTCACCCTGGTGGTACGCGCGGTGATCCGTTGTGCTCCACTCGGCATTTTCGGCCTGGTGGCCTCGACGCTGGCGGATACTGGCTTTGGCGTACTTTGGGGCTATGCCCAACTGCTGGTGGTGCTGATCGGCTGTATGCTGTTGGTGGCGCTGGTGCTGAACCCGCTGATCGTTTACTGGAAAATCCGTCGCAACCCTTATCCGCTGGTGTTTGCCTGCCTGCGCGAAAGCGGCGTGACCGCCTTCTTCACCCGCAGCTCAGCCGCCAACATCCCGGTGAATATGGAACTGTGCAAAAAGCTGAATCTGAACGAAGACACCTATTCAGTTTCCATCCCGCTGGGCGCCACCATCAACATGGCCGGTGCCGCCATCACCATTACCGTGCTGACGCTGGCGGCGGTGCATACTCTGGGGATCCCGGTTGATGTGCCTACGGCACTGCTGCTCAGCGTCGTCGCGGCTATCTGTGCTTGCGGCGCTTCCGGCGTGGCTGGTGGATCGCTGCTGTTGATCCCATTAGCGTGCAACATGTTCGGCATTCCGAACGACGTGGCAATGCAGGTGGTGGCGGTTGGCTTTATCATCGGCGTACTGCAAGATTCCGCCGAAACCGCGCTGAACTCCTCGACCGACGTGCTGTTTACCGCAGCCGCCTGTCAGGCGGAAGATCAGCGTTTAGCAGATGAAGACCCGCTGAAAGTGCGTTAA